From the Syngnathoides biaculeatus isolate LvHL_M chromosome 10, ASM1980259v1, whole genome shotgun sequence genome, one window contains:
- the LOC133507649 gene encoding uncharacterized protein LOC133507649 isoform X3, which yields MIAMSSRKRRPNWTDQECYLLAQLVHERKVIIRGKCITGLYDKRQAWDEITHTINSAFPQMQRTVSDCSKKWENLLAKSREEIKRQKMQTGTDDNLSLDQFSALTQIVISVMNPSVLQQDEEDSQPFELVESQQNSGTKDGNMFTGEQFKAKHEQTQLELPAYAGDQSTTAVGQKRTSFSNISKQLPVQFSPHHPAASGEQSNSNCFPCTHVAHCTTSQERMDLEVSVLRRQEAVLKLQEEYYTLKIHRLKKQMAESPLQD from the exons GCAGGAAGCGTAGACCCAATTGGACAGACCAGGAGTGTTATCTTCTTGCTCAGCTAGTCCACGAAAGAAAAGTCATCATCAGGGGAAAGTGCATAACTGGCTTGTATGATAAAAGGCAAGCCTGGGATGAGATAACCCACACCATCAACTCAGCCTTTCCACAGATGCAGCGAACAGTGTCTGACTGCAGCAAAAAGTGGGAAAATCTCCTGGCCAAGTCAAGGGAAGAGATTAAGcgacaaaaaatgcaaacaggTACAG ATGATAATCTGTCCCTGGATCAGTTCAGCGCTTTGACccagattgtgatttctgtgaTGAACCCTTCAGTACTTCAACAAGATGAAGAAGACTCTCAACCCTTTGAGTTGGTTGAAAGTCAACAAAACAG TGGCACTAAAGATGGAAACATGTTCACTGGTGAACAATTTAAAGCTAAGCATGAGCAGACACAGCTTGAGCTCCCAGCCTATGCTGGAGATCAATCCACGACTGCAGTGGGACAAAAAAGGACCTCTTTTTCTAACATTTCTAAACAACTCCCAGTGCAGTTTAGCCCTCATCATCCTGCAGCCTCTGGTGAACAGTCCAATTCCAACTGCTTTCCTTGCACACATGTGGCCCATTGCACCACTTCGCAAGAAAGGATGGATTTGGAAGTGTCTGTACTAAGAAGACAGGAGGCAGTCCTCAAGCTTCAGGAAGAGTATTATACACTAAAAATTCATCGGCTGAAGAAGCAAATGGCAGAATCTCCTCTACAGGACTGA